From a single Oxalobacter vibrioformis genomic region:
- a CDS encoding DUF1840 domain-containing protein — MLVTFKSKATGDLYMFEENARQILDLLGKEVRQGIITAEQTGDAIKVLEAEIARQKIEEAREKEEREKEEREAEERRFYGEGKDEEDEKEKERLRGKPEPQKVEPSVPFSARAYPFLQMLKAAHKKERDIVWGV; from the coding sequence ATGCTGGTGACATTCAAATCAAAAGCCACAGGGGATCTTTACATGTTTGAAGAGAATGCCCGGCAGATTCTTGATCTTCTGGGCAAAGAAGTTCGCCAGGGCATTATCACGGCAGAACAGACCGGTGATGCCATCAAGGTACTGGAAGCGGAAATCGCCCGCCAGAAGATAGAAGAGGCAAGAGAGAAAGAAGAGCGGGAAAAGGAAGAACGCGAAGCGGAAGAACGGCGCTTTTATGGTGAGGGCAAGGACGAGGAAGATGAAAAAGAGAAGGAACGTCTCAGGGGCAAGCCAGAACCCCAAAAAGTCGAACCTTCCGTCCCATTTTCAGCACGTGCCTATCCCTTCCTGCAAATGCTGAAAGCCGCTCACAAAAAAGAACGCGATATCGTCTGGGGGGTCTAG